Proteins from one Xenorhabdus griffiniae genomic window:
- the rep gene encoding DNA helicase Rep has protein sequence MRLNPSQQQAVEFVTGPCLVLAGAGSGKTRVITNKIAHLIRTCGYQARHIAAVTFTNKAAREMKERIAQTLGRKETRGLMISTFHTLGLEIVKREYKALRMKSNFSLFDDQDQMALLKDLTADLLQEDKDLLQKLTSNISNWKNDLMSPEQVMRMARSAQEHQFAECYRRYDLHLTSCNVLDFDDLITKPTLLLMHDEEVRERWQNKIRYLLVDEYQDTNTSQYQLVKLLVGNRARFTVVGDDDQSIYSWRGARPQNLILLKDDFPQLNVIKLEQNYRSSGRILKAANILIANNHHVFEKKLFSELGYGDPLRVIEANNEDHEAERVVGELIAHHFINKTDYKDYAILYRGNHQSRIFEKMLMQNRIPYRISGGTSFFSRPEVKDLLSYLRVLTNPEDDSAFLRIVNTPRREIGAVTIQKLGEWANSRSKSLYQASFDLGLEQYLTGRGLAALQRFTHWMDEIARQAEREPLLAVRDLLRGMDYESWLYETSPSPKAAEMRMKNVNQLFTWMSEMLEGDDLNEPMSLSQVVARFTLRDMLERGEEDEELDQVQLMTLHASKGLEFPYVFLVGMEEGLLPHQSSIDEDNIEEERRLAYVGITRARRELFFTLSKERRQFGELIRPEPSRFLLELPQDDLDWPQGKRVMSAEERMKQGQSRLADIKSRLGLGLKTSNNK, from the coding sequence ATGCGATTAAATCCAAGCCAACAACAAGCGGTTGAATTTGTAACAGGACCTTGTCTGGTTCTGGCGGGTGCAGGCTCTGGCAAGACTCGAGTGATCACCAATAAAATTGCTCACCTGATCCGCACTTGTGGTTATCAGGCTCGCCATATTGCGGCAGTCACTTTTACTAATAAAGCGGCACGTGAGATGAAAGAGCGTATTGCTCAAACCTTGGGCCGTAAGGAGACACGAGGGCTGATGATCTCGACTTTCCATACCTTGGGGTTAGAGATCGTTAAGCGTGAATACAAAGCGCTGAGAATGAAAAGTAACTTCTCATTATTTGATGATCAAGATCAGATGGCTTTGCTAAAAGATCTCACTGCGGATTTGCTGCAAGAAGATAAAGATCTGCTACAAAAACTGACCTCGAACATTTCTAACTGGAAGAATGACTTAATGTCGCCGGAACAAGTGATGAGAATGGCACGTTCAGCGCAAGAACACCAGTTTGCAGAATGTTACCGTCGCTATGACTTGCACTTAACTAGTTGTAATGTCCTCGATTTTGATGATCTGATTACCAAACCAACTTTGCTGTTGATGCATGATGAGGAAGTCAGGGAGCGTTGGCAGAATAAAATTCGCTACTTGCTGGTAGATGAATATCAGGATACGAATACCAGTCAATATCAACTGGTGAAATTATTAGTGGGTAATCGCGCACGTTTTACCGTGGTTGGGGATGATGATCAATCCATTTATTCATGGCGTGGTGCTCGTCCACAGAATTTGATTTTATTGAAGGACGATTTCCCGCAGTTGAATGTGATTAAGCTGGAACAAAATTACCGTTCATCAGGGCGGATATTGAAAGCGGCGAATATTCTGATAGCTAACAATCACCATGTTTTTGAAAAAAAACTTTTTTCAGAGTTGGGATATGGTGATCCACTCAGGGTGATCGAAGCGAACAATGAAGATCATGAAGCTGAGCGTGTGGTGGGAGAGTTGATCGCTCATCACTTTATCAATAAAACGGACTATAAAGATTACGCGATTTTATATCGCGGTAATCACCAATCCCGTATCTTCGAAAAAATGTTGATGCAAAACCGCATTCCTTACCGAATTTCGGGGGGAACATCGTTCTTTTCTCGGCCTGAAGTTAAAGACCTACTCTCTTATTTGCGTGTTTTGACCAATCCTGAGGATGACAGTGCGTTTTTACGTATCGTCAATACACCACGGCGAGAAATCGGTGCAGTGACAATCCAGAAATTGGGCGAATGGGCGAATAGTCGTAGCAAGAGCTTATATCAAGCCAGTTTTGATCTTGGGCTGGAACAATATTTAACCGGACGTGGTTTGGCAGCATTACAGCGCTTTACCCACTGGATGGACGAAATAGCTCGTCAGGCGGAGCGGGAGCCACTGCTGGCTGTGAGAGACTTACTGCGTGGCATGGATTACGAAAGCTGGTTATATGAAACCTCCCCCAGCCCAAAAGCGGCTGAAATGAGAATGAAGAACGTCAACCAACTTTTCACGTGGATGAGCGAAATGCTTGAGGGAGATGATTTGAATGAGCCAATGTCTCTTTCCCAAGTTGTGGCGCGTTTTACGTTGCGGGATATGCTGGAGAGAGGCGAAGAAGATGAAGAGTTGGACCAAGTTCAGTTAATGACGTTACATGCTTCCAAGGGGCTGGAGTTTCCCTATGTTTTTTTGGTTGGTATGGAAGAAGGTTTATTACCACACCAAAGCAGCATTGATGAAGACAATATTGAAGAAGAGCGTCGTTTAGCTTATGTCGGTATTACGCGGGCGCGGAGAGAACTTTTTTTCACCCTCAGCAAAGAGCGTCGCCAGTTTGGTGAACTTATCCGCCCAGAACCGAGCCGATTCTTACTTGAATTGCCACAGGATGACTTGGATTGGCCCCAAGGTAAGCGAGTGATGAGCGCAGAGGAAAGGATGAAACAGGGGCAATCGCGCCTTGCCGACATTAAATCCCGTCTGGGGCTTGGGCTGAAAACCAGCAATAATAAATAG
- a CDS encoding class II histone deacetylase, protein MLRKTGFFFDELCFWHNSGLSHVMTFPVGGWVQPPNGAGHAESPETKRRMKNLMDVSGLSHSLQLRGAEPLDDATLRLVHTEEYLQRFKSVSDNGGGILGSEAPIGQGSYEIAKLSAGLTYAAVKAVLQGELDNAYSLSRPPGHHCLPDRAMGFCFLANIALAIEHAKEQLGIGRVAVIDWDVHHGNGTQHIFWEHDDVLTISLHQDGCYPEGYSGEEDIGAGKGEGFNINIPLMAGAGHNSYLYAMDQIVLPALRRYQPELIIIACGYDANAFDPLARMQLHSDSFREMTRRVQQAADELCHGKLVIVHEGGYSEAYVPFCGLAVMEELSGVRTKVNDPALNMIQAQQPKERFEACQRQAIDELKLKFNL, encoded by the coding sequence ATGTTACGTAAAACAGGCTTTTTCTTTGATGAACTCTGTTTCTGGCACAATTCTGGATTATCACACGTTATGACGTTTCCTGTTGGAGGATGGGTACAACCCCCCAACGGTGCAGGACATGCAGAATCACCAGAAACAAAACGCAGAATGAAAAACTTAATGGATGTTTCGGGATTAAGTCATTCGTTGCAATTGCGTGGTGCTGAACCTCTTGATGATGCAACGCTGAGACTGGTGCATACCGAAGAGTATTTACAGCGCTTTAAGTCCGTGAGTGATAATGGCGGAGGAATATTAGGTTCAGAAGCACCAATAGGACAAGGCAGCTATGAAATCGCTAAACTATCCGCCGGACTCACTTATGCCGCAGTCAAAGCAGTGTTACAAGGCGAGCTGGATAATGCCTACAGCCTTTCCCGTCCCCCCGGGCACCACTGCCTGCCAGATCGAGCAATGGGATTTTGTTTCCTTGCCAATATTGCCCTTGCCATTGAGCACGCAAAAGAGCAGCTTGGTATTGGCCGAGTCGCAGTCATCGACTGGGATGTCCACCACGGCAATGGAACCCAACATATCTTCTGGGAACATGATGATGTTTTGACTATTTCTCTGCATCAAGATGGCTGCTATCCCGAAGGCTACAGTGGCGAGGAAGATATCGGCGCCGGCAAAGGAGAAGGTTTCAATATCAATATCCCATTGATGGCAGGAGCTGGGCACAATAGTTATCTTTATGCTATGGATCAGATTGTGCTCCCTGCATTGCGACGTTACCAACCAGAATTGATCATCATTGCCTGCGGTTATGATGCCAATGCCTTTGATCCTTTGGCACGAATGCAATTACATAGTGACAGCTTCCGTGAAATGACCCGCAGGGTACAGCAAGCAGCCGATGAACTATGCCATGGAAAATTAGTCATCGTTCACGAAGGGGGGTATTCCGAAGCCTATGTACCTTTCTGTGGATTAGCTGTCATGGAGGAATTAAGCGGGGTGCGCACTAAAGTTAACGATCCAGCCCTGAACATGATCCAAGCACAGCAACCGAAAGAACGATTTGAAGCATGTCAGCGACAAGCCATCGATGAATTAAAGCTGAAATTCAATTTGTAA
- the ilvC gene encoding ketol-acid reductoisomerase codes for MANYFDTLNLRQQLAQLGKCRFMAREEFADEAGYLKGKKVVIIGCGAQGLNQGLNMRDSGLDIAYALRKEAIDEKRPSWRKATENGFKVGTYEELVPQADLVINLTPDKQHSAVVQAVQPLMKEGAALGYSHGFNIVEVGEQIRKDITVVMVAPKCPGTEVREEYKRGFGVPTLIAVHPENDAKGEGMAIAKAWAAATGGHRAGVLESSFVAEVKSDLMGEQTILCGMLQAGSLLCYDQLVADGVDSGYAGKLIQFGWETITEALKQGGITLMMDRLSNPAKLRAYALSDQLKNMLTPLFQKHMDDIISGEFSSTMMADWANGDKNLLAWREETGKTSFENYPDYTGQISEQEYFDHGVLMIAMVKAGVELAFETMVDTGIVEESAYYESLHELPLIANTIARKRLYEMNVVISDTAEYGNYLFSYVAVPLLKEKFMATLQAGDLGKAVADRSIDNAQLRDVNEAIRNHPIEVIGRTLRGYMTDMKRIAVGG; via the coding sequence ATGGCTAATTATTTTGATACGTTGAACTTACGCCAACAATTGGCGCAGTTAGGCAAATGTCGGTTTATGGCGCGGGAAGAATTTGCTGACGAAGCAGGGTATTTGAAAGGCAAGAAAGTGGTGATCATCGGTTGTGGTGCGCAAGGGCTAAACCAGGGACTGAATATGCGTGATTCTGGTTTAGATATTGCTTATGCCTTGCGTAAAGAAGCGATTGATGAAAAGCGACCATCATGGCGTAAAGCAACCGAAAATGGCTTCAAAGTTGGCACTTATGAAGAGTTAGTTCCACAGGCTGATTTGGTTATCAACCTGACGCCAGACAAACAGCATTCCGCGGTGGTTCAAGCAGTGCAACCCTTGATGAAAGAAGGGGCAGCGCTGGGCTATTCTCACGGCTTCAACATCGTCGAAGTGGGTGAGCAAATACGCAAAGATATTACCGTTGTGATGGTTGCCCCTAAATGTCCGGGTACGGAAGTGCGTGAAGAGTATAAGCGTGGATTCGGTGTACCCACTCTGATTGCTGTACATCCAGAAAATGATGCAAAAGGCGAAGGGATGGCGATTGCGAAAGCATGGGCAGCCGCAACAGGAGGACACCGCGCTGGCGTACTGGAATCTTCCTTCGTAGCAGAAGTTAAATCAGACTTGATGGGAGAACAAACCATCTTGTGTGGCATGTTACAGGCAGGTTCTTTGTTGTGCTATGACCAACTGGTTGCTGATGGTGTTGATTCCGGTTATGCCGGAAAATTAATCCAGTTTGGTTGGGAAACTATCACTGAAGCGCTGAAACAAGGCGGCATTACATTAATGATGGATCGCCTTTCCAACCCAGCTAAATTGCGTGCTTATGCTTTGTCTGATCAACTGAAAAACATGTTAACTCCGCTGTTCCAGAAACATATGGATGACATCATTTCTGGCGAATTCTCTTCCACAATGATGGCAGATTGGGCAAATGGGGATAAAAACTTGCTGGCTTGGCGTGAAGAAACGGGTAAAACGTCATTCGAAAATTATCCGGACTATACAGGGCAGATCAGTGAGCAAGAATACTTTGATCATGGTGTCCTGATGATTGCCATGGTCAAAGCAGGGGTAGAACTGGCATTTGAAACGATGGTAGATACTGGCATCGTTGAAGAGTCTGCTTATTATGAATCTTTGCATGAACTGCCATTGATCGCGAATACCATTGCTCGTAAGCGTCTGTATGAAATGAACGTGGTAATTTCTGATACTGCGGAATATGGTAACTATCTGTTCTCATACGTCGCTGTTCCGTTGCTGAAAGAGAAATTCATGGCAACCCTGCAAGCCGGAGATTTAGGAAAAGCAGTTGCAGATCGTAGCATTGATAATGCGCAGTTGCGTGATGTGAATGAGGCGATCCGTAACCACCCGATTGAAGTTATCGGCCGTACTTTGCGTGGTTATATGACGGATATGAAACGCATTGCAGTTGGTGGCTAA
- the ilvY gene encoding HTH-type transcriptional activator IlvY — protein sequence MDLRDLKLFLHLAESCHFGRSAKAMHVSPSTLSRQIQRLEELLGHPLFLRDNRTVKLTAAGEQFKQFAQQTLLQYKQLQHSLNHQSPSLTGELRLFCSVTAAYSHLPQVLDKFRAEHPLVEIKLTTGDAADAVDKVQSDAVDLGIAGKPEKLADNVSFTKIGEVPLVLIAPALPCIVRNLAIQEHPDWNNIPFILPEHGPSRQRIELWFRRHKILHPVIYATVSGHEAIVSMVALGCGIALIPTVVVENSPEPVRNRISLLENIALVEPFELGVCALNKRLNEPLIKAFWELL from the coding sequence ATGGATCTACGTGATTTAAAACTGTTTTTACACCTTGCGGAAAGTTGTCATTTTGGCCGCTCAGCCAAAGCCATGCACGTCAGCCCATCTACACTTTCACGCCAGATCCAGCGCCTTGAGGAGTTATTGGGGCATCCGCTTTTTCTGCGGGATAACCGAACAGTAAAATTGACCGCCGCCGGTGAACAATTCAAACAATTTGCCCAGCAAACTCTCCTGCAATATAAACAGTTACAGCATTCATTAAACCACCAAAGCCCATCACTGACGGGAGAGTTACGTCTATTCTGTTCAGTTACGGCTGCGTATAGCCATCTTCCACAAGTATTGGATAAATTTCGGGCAGAACATCCCTTGGTGGAAATTAAACTGACAACAGGAGATGCTGCTGATGCCGTTGATAAAGTTCAATCCGATGCTGTAGATTTGGGGATTGCGGGCAAGCCAGAGAAACTGGCTGATAATGTCAGCTTTACCAAAATAGGCGAAGTACCATTGGTATTGATTGCCCCTGCTCTGCCTTGTATCGTGAGAAATCTCGCTATACAAGAACATCCCGACTGGAATAACATCCCTTTTATCCTGCCTGAGCATGGGCCTTCCCGCCAGCGCATTGAACTGTGGTTTCGGCGGCATAAGATCCTACACCCCGTCATTTACGCAACAGTTTCCGGCCATGAAGCGATTGTTTCTATGGTAGCACTAGGTTGCGGGATTGCACTGATCCCTACGGTTGTGGTCGAAAATAGCCCTGAACCTGTACGTAACCGAATTTCACTGCTGGAAAATATTGCACTGGTCGAGCCGTTTGAATTGGGTGTCTGTGCGTTGAATAAACGCTTAAACGAACCGTTGATTAAGGCATTTTGGGAACTATTGTAG
- the ilvA gene encoding threonine ammonia-lyase, biosynthetic: MAVYPLNTEPKGAEYLKAALSAPVYDIAQVTPLQEMKKISARLGNTILVKREDRQLVHSFKLRGAYAMIAGLTEEQKSKGVITASAGNHAQGVALSASKVGIKATIVMPIATADIKVDAVRSFGGEVLLHGTNFDEAKAKAIEMAKEHGYTFVPPFDHPVVIAGQATLAMELLQQDVHLDRIFVPVGGGGLIAGVAVLIKQLVPEMKIIGVEAEDSACLKAALEAGHPVDLPRVGLFAEGVAVKRIGDETFRLCQQYVDEVITVDSDAICAAMKDIFEDVRAVAEPSGALALAGLKKYVQQHQIQGERLAHILSGANVNFHGLRYVSERCELGEQREALLAVTIPEQKGSFLQFCQILGTRVVTEFSYRYSDATDPNQACIFVGIRLSRGNTERHEIIEELKTSGYQVADFTDDEMAKLHVRYMIGGRPSKPLQERLFSFAFPESPGALLKFLQTLGTYWNITLFHYRSHGTDYGRVLAAFELSGPEVCFDRHLDVLGYEYHDETDNPSFKLFLT, translated from the coding sequence GTGGCGGTTTATCCTCTTAATACTGAACCCAAGGGAGCGGAATATCTCAAGGCGGCACTGAGTGCGCCAGTTTATGATATTGCTCAAGTCACTCCCTTACAGGAAATGAAAAAAATCTCTGCGCGTTTAGGCAATACGATTTTGGTTAAACGGGAAGATCGCCAGCTGGTACATAGTTTCAAATTGCGCGGTGCGTACGCGATGATAGCAGGTTTGACGGAAGAACAAAAAAGTAAAGGTGTCATCACGGCTTCCGCGGGCAACCATGCGCAAGGCGTTGCATTATCGGCCAGTAAGGTTGGCATAAAAGCCACTATTGTCATGCCGATAGCGACAGCGGATATTAAAGTCGATGCAGTCCGTAGTTTTGGTGGCGAGGTGCTACTGCATGGTACGAACTTTGATGAAGCGAAAGCAAAAGCCATTGAGATGGCAAAAGAGCACGGTTACACTTTCGTTCCACCCTTTGACCATCCTGTCGTGATTGCAGGCCAGGCGACACTGGCAATGGAGTTGCTACAGCAGGATGTTCATCTTGATCGTATCTTTGTTCCGGTTGGTGGTGGCGGATTGATTGCAGGGGTTGCTGTTCTCATTAAACAGCTTGTACCTGAAATGAAGATCATTGGTGTGGAAGCCGAGGATTCTGCCTGTTTGAAAGCCGCACTGGAAGCTGGGCATCCGGTCGATTTGCCGAGAGTTGGATTATTCGCGGAAGGTGTGGCGGTTAAACGCATTGGCGACGAAACGTTTCGCTTATGCCAGCAATATGTCGATGAGGTCATTACAGTAGACAGTGATGCTATCTGTGCTGCCATGAAAGATATCTTTGAAGATGTCAGGGCAGTGGCCGAACCTTCTGGTGCTCTGGCGCTGGCAGGCTTGAAGAAATATGTCCAGCAACACCAGATTCAGGGAGAACGGCTGGCACATATTCTTTCTGGGGCTAATGTGAATTTTCATGGATTGCGTTACGTTTCAGAACGCTGCGAACTTGGAGAGCAACGCGAAGCTTTGTTGGCGGTGACTATCCCTGAACAAAAGGGGAGTTTCTTACAGTTTTGCCAGATATTGGGTACTCGTGTCGTCACTGAATTTAGCTATCGTTATTCGGATGCAACAGATCCAAACCAAGCCTGTATCTTTGTTGGTATCAGATTGAGTCGGGGAAATACTGAACGTCATGAAATCATTGAAGAATTAAAAACATCGGGGTATCAAGTTGCTGATTTTACGGATGATGAAATGGCGAAGCTGCATGTTCGTTATATGATCGGTGGCAGGCCATCCAAGCCGTTGCAGGAACGATTGTTTAGTTTTGCCTTTCCTGAATCTCCGGGCGCTTTGCTGAAATTTTTGCAAACATTAGGGACGTATTGGAATATCACACTGTTTCATTACCGCAGTCATGGCACGGATTATGGGCGTGTATTAGCTGCCTTTGAACTTTCAGGACCAGAAGTCTGTTTTGATCGCCATTTGGATGTGCTGGGCTATGAATATCATGATGAAACCGATAATCCTTCATTTAAATTATTTCTGACTTAA